In Prochlorococcus marinus XMU1404, the following proteins share a genomic window:
- a CDS encoding potassium channel family protein → MADWWQWSQKKESEALTFGVVGVGRFGTAVCRELISNGADVLAADYSEKAIDDLRQLEPSIEARVVDCTDEESMRESGILEMNTVVVGISEPIEASITTTLIAKDSEGSKVQRVIARATSDLHEKMLKRVGADKVVFPSRMQGERLGLELVRPNLIERLELDNQTGIDEITVPEQFIGRSLRDLNLRKNYLVNVLAAGPAEELTVNPPAKYILERGNILVVMGKTVDLQKLPQN, encoded by the coding sequence ATGGCTGATTGGTGGCAGTGGTCTCAAAAGAAAGAAAGTGAAGCACTAACCTTTGGAGTCGTTGGGGTTGGAAGATTTGGAACAGCAGTTTGCAGAGAACTTATAAGTAATGGTGCAGATGTTTTAGCGGCAGATTATTCTGAAAAAGCTATTGATGATTTGAGGCAATTGGAACCTTCGATAGAAGCTAGAGTAGTTGATTGTACTGATGAAGAGTCTATGAGGGAATCTGGAATACTTGAAATGAATACTGTTGTAGTTGGTATAAGTGAACCTATTGAAGCAAGTATAACTACAACACTAATTGCTAAGGATAGTGAAGGAAGTAAAGTGCAAAGAGTAATAGCGAGAGCTACAAGTGACTTGCACGAAAAAATGTTAAAAAGGGTAGGTGCAGATAAAGTTGTCTTCCCTTCCAGAATGCAAGGAGAAAGATTAGGTTTAGAACTAGTTAGACCAAATCTAATAGAAAGATTAGAGCTTGATAACCAAACTGGTATAGATGAAATAACAGTCCCTGAGCAATTTATTGGAAGATCTTTGAGAGATTTAAATTTAAGGAAAAATTATTTAGTCAATGTTCTTGCAGCTGGACCTGCGGAAGAGTTAACAGTTAATCCTCCTGCAAAATATATTTTAGAAAGAGGAAATATTTTGGTAGTAATGGGAAAAACTGTAGATTTACAGAAATTACCGCAAAATTAA